A stretch of the Archaeoglobus neptunius genome encodes the following:
- a CDS encoding hydrophobe/amphiphile efflux-3 (HAE3) family transporter yields MFAETLDKIARFVARRPGFVVSVISIIIILSAISAQNVTLTSGTESMFSKDNVIYKQYQLYQKDFGVGADQLFVLIKGDEVVTLETYRYLLDLQHRIEKIDGVSSVVSPASIVSEIYGYLPSDESVISELTDRYASDLVPKPTLAMMIIQLGTADKNKQEEVAVEVEKAIDFSNPPTGLTLELTGRPALNYQIEKEIGRSFGITMVISIVLMIAILFVTFSGAVRKKYTAFMPLLISVLSVQIVYGIMPLLGIPLSEHTNGALPMLIGLAIEYGAQLQNRYEEERKEGRNVDDSIVISVTRTGLAIIMALVTTVIGFMSMLAPGIPSMAQFGIIASLGLIFAYLLTLTFLPAVLKLIDHWNSRGKVEIRESPERVGLLERSLSAISTLTASRPTGILIAAFLIVLFGAYSAPQIGLETNYNKYVPQDLPAIQRFNEIERIVGGQSTYTIVFVTDEINADTLNRIDKLSRYIVSKEELVYDYSSITKLISDVRKAYGLSGLPESDAELTHILNSLPESEVSRYISGNLVAVHFYSNADTQEEYISLYNALKKDVEYFGWHGGFYVTGGPVIYGEMGRLMTSGQTTMTATAYILIILLLLFVYRSLRKAIVPLIAITSVIGVLNTVMFITGTKQTMMSIALNSITLGLGIDFSIHVLERYFEEREKFSPVDAVRRTIERTGKAITTSALTMAGGFGSLMFSSFPIIQNFGFIALIAILFSLFAALTVVPAFLMLTEGLDARLSSILNNHRSRT; encoded by the coding sequence ATGTTCGCCGAAACACTTGACAAAATAGCCAGATTCGTTGCCAGAAGACCGGGATTCGTGGTATCAGTTATTTCCATAATCATCATACTCTCCGCCATCTCGGCCCAAAATGTCACCCTGACCTCTGGCACGGAATCAATGTTCAGCAAGGATAATGTCATCTACAAACAGTACCAGCTCTACCAGAAGGATTTCGGAGTTGGAGCGGATCAGCTTTTTGTACTAATCAAAGGAGATGAAGTTGTAACTCTCGAAACATACCGATACCTGCTCGATCTACAGCACAGAATCGAGAAAATAGATGGAGTTAGCAGTGTCGTGTCTCCAGCTTCAATAGTTTCTGAAATTTACGGCTATCTGCCTTCGGATGAGTCCGTGATAAGTGAGCTGACAGATCGTTATGCCTCCGATCTGGTTCCAAAACCAACTCTTGCAATGATGATTATACAGCTTGGTACTGCTGACAAAAACAAGCAGGAAGAGGTTGCAGTTGAGGTTGAAAAGGCAATAGACTTCAGCAATCCACCAACAGGACTTACACTGGAGCTTACCGGGAGACCCGCTCTTAACTACCAGATTGAGAAGGAGATCGGAAGGAGTTTTGGCATAACAATGGTGATCTCGATAGTCCTGATGATCGCCATATTGTTCGTCACCTTCAGCGGAGCGGTGAGGAAAAAATACACAGCCTTTATGCCCCTGTTAATCTCGGTACTTTCGGTGCAGATTGTTTACGGAATAATGCCTCTGCTTGGCATTCCACTCTCCGAGCATACCAACGGAGCTTTGCCAATGCTCATAGGCCTCGCAATCGAGTATGGGGCACAGTTGCAGAACAGATACGAGGAGGAGAGAAAAGAAGGGAGAAACGTTGACGATTCCATCGTAATTTCTGTAACCAGAACCGGGCTGGCAATTATCATGGCCCTTGTTACAACTGTTATCGGCTTCATGTCAATGCTGGCTCCCGGTATCCCATCAATGGCGCAGTTCGGGATAATTGCATCCCTCGGACTCATCTTCGCCTATCTGCTCACCCTGACTTTCCTTCCTGCCGTGTTGAAGCTTATAGATCACTGGAACTCACGTGGAAAGGTCGAGATAAGAGAAAGTCCTGAAAGGGTCGGGCTTCTTGAACGCTCACTCTCTGCGATCTCAACACTGACTGCATCCCGCCCGACGGGGATTCTTATCGCCGCCTTCCTGATAGTCCTATTCGGTGCGTACTCCGCTCCCCAAATCGGACTCGAAACCAACTATAACAAGTATGTGCCACAGGATCTGCCGGCAATTCAGAGATTCAACGAGATTGAAAGAATAGTGGGTGGGCAGTCAACGTATACAATCGTTTTCGTGACCGATGAAATAAACGCCGATACTCTGAACAGAATAGACAAGTTGTCCAGATACATCGTCTCGAAGGAAGAGCTTGTTTACGATTACAGCTCGATTACCAAGCTCATTTCAGATGTCAGAAAAGCCTATGGATTGAGTGGGCTGCCTGAAAGCGATGCAGAGCTTACGCACATCCTCAACTCTCTTCCTGAATCGGAAGTAAGCCGGTACATAAGCGGAAACCTTGTGGCTGTTCACTTTTATTCCAATGCAGACACTCAGGAGGAGTACATTTCTCTCTATAACGCCCTTAAAAAGGATGTCGAGTATTTTGGATGGCACGGTGGATTCTACGTGACCGGGGGGCCGGTGATCTACGGAGAAATGGGCAGGTTGATGACTTCCGGACAGACGACTATGACAGCCACTGCCTATATCCTGATAATTCTGCTACTGCTTTTCGTTTACAGGTCTTTAAGAAAGGCAATAGTTCCGCTGATAGCCATTACCTCGGTGATAGGCGTGCTGAACACAGTTATGTTCATCACCGGGACGAAGCAGACCATGATGTCAATCGCTCTGAACTCCATCACGCTCGGTCTCGGCATAGATTTCTCGATCCATGTCCTCGAAAGATACTTTGAGGAGAGGGAGAAGTTTTCACCGGTAGATGCGGTAAGGAGGACAATAGAGAGGACAGGAAAGGCTATAACAACCTCCGCTTTAACCATGGCTGGAGGTTTTGGCTCACTGATGTTCTCATCATTCCCCATCATCCAGAATTTTGGTTTCATCGCACTTATCGCAATACTGTTCAGTCTGTTTGCTGCCCTAACCGTCGTTCCGGCTTTTCTTATGCTCACTGAAGGACTGGATGCAAGACTCTCCTCCATCCTAAACAACCACAGGTCGAGAACATGA
- a CDS encoding PHP domain-containing protein yields MIDLHVHSSYSDGTAGVEEIARKAREMRLKAIAIVDHSIELHFGLTESKAKLRQIDIDNASSLYGLKIYSGIECGINAIGEISLPDFDFDFVIASVHEPVYGEDYYRRLLGCMERYEEVDVIGHPFSKLFGFDGRMAELDEKVLDVAEQLGIAIEVNSSHKSPPDHFLELCRGRKILYSVGSDAHTLAKIGDVGWSFEKAKKYMTGAKLFNP; encoded by the coding sequence GTGATTGACCTTCATGTCCACTCTTCGTACTCTGATGGAACGGCGGGAGTCGAGGAGATAGCCAGAAAAGCAAGGGAAATGAGGCTTAAGGCCATTGCAATTGTTGACCATTCCATCGAGCTGCACTTCGGGCTGACGGAATCCAAGGCAAAGCTGAGGCAGATCGATATTGATAATGCCTCATCCCTCTATGGATTGAAGATCTACAGCGGAATAGAGTGTGGAATAAATGCGATCGGAGAAATTTCACTTCCCGATTTTGACTTCGATTTTGTTATAGCATCAGTTCATGAGCCTGTTTATGGAGAAGATTATTACAGAAGGTTGTTAGGATGTATGGAGAGATATGAAGAGGTGGATGTGATCGGACATCCATTTTCAAAGCTGTTTGGATTTGATGGTAGAATGGCAGAGCTTGACGAGAAAGTTCTTGATGTCGCCGAGCAGCTTGGGATCGCTATCGAGGTAAATTCTTCTCATAAGTCGCCTCCCGATCACTTTCTCGAACTCTGCAGGGGTAGAAAAATCCTGTATTCTGTTGGAAGCGATGCTCACACTCTTGCGAAAATTGGTGATGTGGGCTGGAGTTTTGAGAAGGCTAAAAAATATATGACGGGAGCCAAACTCTTCAATCCATGA
- a CDS encoding transcription factor S, giving the protein MEFCPKCKSIMIYQGEKVVCRKCGFEKKAENEEEMVIKVERNKEEVPIIEGENLKTLPTTRAICPACGHNEAFWWLRQLRAADESEVRFFRCTKCGKTWREYD; this is encoded by the coding sequence GTGGAATTCTGTCCGAAATGTAAAAGCATTATGATATATCAGGGTGAAAAGGTCGTCTGCAGAAAGTGTGGTTTCGAGAAGAAGGCTGAAAACGAGGAGGAGATGGTGATTAAGGTTGAAAGGAACAAGGAGGAGGTTCCAATCATAGAGGGGGAGAATCTTAAAACGCTGCCAACCACAAGGGCAATCTGTCCCGCATGCGGGCACAATGAAGCATTTTGGTGGCTCAGACAGCTTAGAGCAGCAGATGAAAGCGAAGTCAGATTTTTCCGATGCACGAAATGTGGAAAGACATGGAGAGAGTACGATTAA
- a CDS encoding TrmB family transcriptional regulator, with the protein MALIEVLKSFGLSEYEARALIALISKGTLTAKEVSEMSRIPRTSVYDVMDSLVSKGLVESFGKPRKFKALSAGEIISILSRRVNENINILQKELPKLETEEIDVIRVYRGEVVLEKFKELVNSAREEIVGVLSYIPESVAEILKNAKCRLILISSNASKIKNAETYEFRKKEEVAKGFKKFCHGLFIFDNQRTMSIFLNGTQIAIVSESSALIEFSRMVIEPVIEFMKLNSK; encoded by the coding sequence ATGGCTCTGATAGAGGTGCTGAAAAGTTTTGGTTTAAGCGAATATGAGGCCAGGGCTCTGATTGCACTGATCTCAAAAGGCACTCTGACAGCGAAGGAAGTTTCCGAGATGAGCAGGATACCGAGAACTTCAGTATATGATGTAATGGACTCGCTTGTTTCAAAGGGGCTTGTGGAGTCATTTGGCAAGCCCAGAAAGTTTAAAGCATTAAGTGCAGGGGAGATAATCTCCATTCTCTCGAGGAGAGTTAATGAGAACATAAATATCCTTCAGAAAGAGTTGCCCAAGCTTGAAACTGAAGAGATTGATGTTATAAGGGTATACAGAGGAGAGGTTGTACTGGAAAAATTTAAGGAGCTTGTTAACAGTGCGAGGGAGGAAATTGTGGGAGTGCTGTCATATATCCCTGAAAGTGTTGCGGAAATTCTTAAGAATGCAAAATGCAGACTCATATTGATCTCATCCAACGCAAGTAAAATCAAAAACGCAGAAACATACGAATTCAGGAAAAAAGAAGAGGTTGCGAAGGGGTTCAAGAAGTTCTGTCACGGTCTGTTCATATTTGACAACCAGAGGACGATGTCGATATTTCTTAACGGAACGCAGATTGCAATAGTGAGTGAAAGCTCGGCTCTAATCGAGTTTTCCAGGATGGTTATCGAACCCGTGATTGAGTTTATGAAGCTCAACTCGAAATAG
- a CDS encoding NUDIX domain-containing protein encodes MKCITLTVDAIIPYGGKIVLIKRMNDPFKGYYALPGGIVEYGERVEDAVLREVEEETGLEGKIHSLVGVYSDPMRDPRGHFVSVCFIVVPEGGELRAGSDAKEVELFSLDNLPRLAFDHGKMIKDAEGMLRGILSEM; translated from the coding sequence ATGAAGTGCATCACATTAACTGTAGACGCCATCATTCCTTATGGTGGGAAGATCGTGCTTATAAAAAGGATGAACGATCCGTTTAAGGGATACTATGCTCTGCCAGGGGGTATAGTCGAGTATGGGGAGAGGGTGGAGGACGCAGTACTCAGGGAAGTTGAGGAGGAGACCGGACTGGAGGGTAAAATACATTCACTGGTAGGTGTGTACTCAGATCCGATGAGGGATCCCAGAGGACATTTCGTTTCTGTCTGCTTTATTGTAGTCCCGGAGGGAGGTGAGCTTAGGGCCGGTAGTGATGCGAAGGAAGTTGAGCTCTTCAGTCTCGATAACCTCCCCAGGCTGGCTTTTGATCATGGAAAAATGATAAAAGATGCGGAGGGGATGCTGCGTGGAATTCTGTCCGAAATGTAA
- a CDS encoding COG1361 S-layer family protein, translated as MRRVLLVLTILILLSGVASALDYEKKPEIKVSYYGSKYGSNYFQRGAENLLTVVIFNDAKNEKIEYANSGEAKFFSGRENMLFTAYDVDIALEGCEGITVKTPEQNLPALPPMQPQTLNFVIEIGDAVSPGDYKLNLKVEYYIIDRLDSLVPFPITTVPEQENIELNSGTPTGNGTIVYVYQYQTQYYELTYTRKTDTIPLTIHVEQKPVTLQVVEVKSYNLYGESKGKITVTVKNVGDKTARSAYLVLDTPSGIEASGLSFAASAEPQGAAGVIGMQNLPVMPEAGGMGLTGMPGMATLPGGTASAKGGLATYYIGDLKPGETAEATFYLKINMKEGGVYPLHIKAVYLDDYGKLTESDSTTFGIKVKDAPEIKVKNVESRVYVNARGDVTVILTSNTDLKDVSVKITAQPPLSVLSSEYYVGDVKAGEDFTAVFKLKASSEANPVTYPADITVVFKSMDEYIELDPIRIGVKVNPKMEFKVIGKPRIAAGESKIITFTVRNAGQFEVKDATARLTIVDPFSSSDDTAYLGNLKPGESANASFKISVDSDATPKVYALNLEVKYKDPEGEWAFSEPTKAIIEVTPARPPYVLYGIVVLIVVVSVIVYLRKR; from the coding sequence ATGAGGAGGGTATTGCTTGTCCTGACGATACTGATTCTGCTTTCCGGAGTTGCGTCAGCACTTGATTACGAAAAAAAACCCGAAATAAAGGTTTCTTATTACGGGTCAAAATACGGCAGCAACTATTTCCAGAGGGGAGCTGAGAACCTCCTTACAGTTGTGATCTTCAACGATGCAAAAAACGAAAAAATTGAATATGCAAACAGTGGTGAAGCAAAGTTCTTCTCCGGACGGGAGAACATGCTTTTTACAGCCTACGATGTTGATATTGCACTGGAGGGGTGTGAGGGGATAACGGTCAAAACACCTGAACAGAATCTGCCAGCTCTCCCGCCCATGCAACCACAAACACTGAACTTCGTGATCGAAATTGGTGATGCTGTCAGTCCGGGAGACTACAAACTCAATCTGAAGGTTGAGTATTACATAATCGATCGTCTTGACTCACTTGTACCGTTCCCCATTACAACTGTCCCGGAGCAGGAAAATATAGAGCTCAACAGCGGAACGCCGACCGGCAACGGAACCATAGTTTACGTCTACCAGTACCAGACACAGTACTACGAGCTGACGTATACCAGAAAGACTGATACAATCCCCTTAACGATCCATGTTGAGCAAAAGCCCGTTACTCTTCAGGTTGTGGAGGTGAAATCATATAACCTCTACGGAGAAAGCAAGGGCAAGATTACTGTAACAGTGAAAAACGTTGGAGATAAGACCGCCAGGAGCGCCTATCTTGTTCTCGACACCCCTTCCGGCATTGAGGCAAGTGGGTTGAGTTTTGCAGCAAGTGCGGAACCTCAGGGTGCGGCAGGGGTGATTGGGATGCAAAATCTGCCAGTCATGCCGGAAGCAGGTGGCATGGGGCTGACAGGAATGCCCGGTATGGCTACATTACCCGGTGGGACGGCATCAGCAAAAGGAGGGCTTGCCACCTACTATATCGGAGACCTCAAACCCGGCGAAACTGCCGAGGCAACGTTCTATCTAAAGATTAACATGAAAGAGGGGGGAGTGTATCCGCTCCACATAAAGGCTGTATATCTCGATGACTACGGAAAGCTGACGGAGAGTGACAGCACAACCTTTGGCATAAAGGTTAAGGATGCTCCCGAAATCAAGGTTAAAAACGTCGAAAGCAGAGTCTACGTAAACGCCAGAGGAGATGTGACCGTAATCCTCACCAGCAACACGGACCTTAAGGACGTGAGTGTAAAAATTACCGCCCAGCCACCGCTTTCTGTTCTAAGCTCGGAATATTACGTTGGGGATGTGAAGGCAGGAGAGGACTTTACTGCTGTGTTCAAACTCAAAGCTTCCAGTGAAGCCAATCCCGTCACATACCCGGCGGACATCACTGTTGTTTTCAAGTCCATGGACGAGTACATAGAGCTTGACCCGATAAGAATAGGGGTTAAGGTAAATCCAAAAATGGAATTCAAGGTAATCGGGAAACCCAGGATAGCTGCGGGAGAAAGCAAGATAATCACATTTACTGTCAGGAATGCGGGGCAGTTTGAGGTCAAGGATGCAACAGCCAGACTGACCATTGTCGATCCTTTCTCCTCATCGGATGACACGGCTTATCTCGGAAATCTGAAGCCCGGAGAATCCGCCAATGCCAGTTTCAAAATCTCTGTAGACAGCGATGCAACGCCAAAGGTTTACGCCCTCAACCTCGAAGTTAAATACAAAGATCCGGAGGGTGAATGGGCTTTCAGCGAACCAACAAAGGCAATAATCGAAGTCACCCCTGCCAGACCGCCTTACGTGCTTTACGGAATTGTCGTGCTGATAGTGGTTGTATCGGTGATCGTATATCTGAGGAAAAGGTAA
- a CDS encoding TIGR04053 family radical SAM/SPASM domain-containing protein, whose translation MDSPFIVFWELTRACMLACKHCRAKAMRKRHPDELSTEECFEVIEQLSKFKPRPLLVITGGDPLMRDDVVDIISRATHEGFRTAIAFSGTEKATLDRLIELKRAGISRIAVSIDGSSVEKHDSFRGVEGTFEMSMRVIENARNAGIPFQINTTVTRENIGDLPEIARLCINLGAVMWDVFFIVPTGRARVEMMPTPQQFEDILCWLYDLSKVAGLNVKSSAATHLRRIELMRDRGEMPEVGELYRYLVSKLENFPTGEGRKIVAGGHGRSLSTDGIRRAVSVTDGRGMFFISHTGDVYPSGFLPIVAGNVRERKISEIYQKSEIFVNLRDPDRLEGKCGVCEYRAICGGSRARAYAIHGNYLAEEPCCIYTPKILRG comes from the coding sequence ATGGATTCACCGTTCATTGTTTTCTGGGAGCTGACGAGAGCATGCATGCTGGCATGTAAGCATTGCAGAGCAAAGGCTATGAGAAAGAGGCATCCCGACGAGCTGTCTACTGAGGAGTGCTTCGAAGTCATTGAGCAGCTCTCGAAATTCAAACCCAGACCTCTTCTCGTCATCACAGGTGGAGATCCACTCATGCGGGATGATGTTGTGGATATAATATCCAGAGCAACACACGAAGGATTCAGAACGGCGATAGCCTTCAGTGGCACTGAAAAAGCCACACTTGACAGGTTAATCGAGCTTAAGAGGGCGGGCATATCAAGAATCGCTGTCAGTATTGACGGCAGCAGTGTGGAGAAACACGACTCATTTAGAGGGGTGGAGGGAACATTCGAAATGAGCATGAGGGTCATCGAAAACGCCAGAAATGCCGGCATACCATTTCAAATCAATACTACGGTAACAAGGGAAAATATTGGAGATCTTCCGGAAATTGCGAGACTTTGCATCAACCTTGGGGCGGTGATGTGGGATGTATTTTTCATTGTGCCGACGGGAAGAGCGAGGGTTGAGATGATGCCTACACCTCAGCAGTTCGAGGATATTCTGTGCTGGCTGTATGATCTGAGCAAAGTAGCAGGCTTAAACGTCAAAAGTTCTGCAGCCACACATTTGAGAAGAATCGAGCTGATGAGGGATAGGGGTGAGATGCCGGAAGTGGGGGAGCTGTACCGGTACCTCGTCTCAAAACTCGAGAACTTCCCGACAGGTGAAGGGAGAAAAATTGTTGCGGGCGGCCATGGGAGGAGTTTGAGCACCGACGGAATAAGGAGGGCTGTGAGCGTTACAGATGGTAGAGGAATGTTTTTCATAAGCCATACTGGTGATGTCTATCCAAGTGGTTTTCTGCCCATCGTTGCTGGCAACGTCAGGGAAAGAAAAATTTCCGAAATCTACCAGAAATCAGAAATTTTTGTAAATTTAAGAGATCCGGATAGGCTCGAAGGAAAATGCGGCGTATGTGAATACAGGGCAATATGCGGAGGGAGCAGGGCGAGAGCCTACGCCATTCATGGCAATTATCTTGCAGAGGAGCCGTGCTGCATCTATACTCCCAAAATCCTGCGGGGTTAA
- the hdrA2 gene encoding CoB-CoM heterodisulfide reductase HdrA2 — translation MKIGVFVCHCGLNIARVIDVKELVDYAQTLEGVVHAEDLDYACSDSGQEEIANIVREKSLDAFVVAACSPKLHEPTFRRVAIRAGLNPYMVEIANIREQCSWVHQAKPKAALAKAKDLIRMAVAKARVNKPLERRKAEIEKSVAVIGGGVAGIEAALTLADSGIKVYLIEKNPTIGGHMATLNEVFPTNDCSICILAPKMSDVWNHENIEVITNAEIEELNGTVGNFRLKVLKHPRYVDESKCKGCIDDCSSVCPVEVPNEFDYGVGVRKAIYIPIPQSTPLYAAIDWDHCIGCRLCEKACQPEAIDFNQQPEVLELKVGAIIVATGYRVFDARRKTEYGYGRFENVITTIELERLLSASGPTMGKLLRPSDSTVPKKIAFIQCVGSRDERSNRYCSRVCCMVSLKNAYAIKERYHDAEITIFYIDIRAFGRMYEEFYRRVQESGIRFIRGKVGEIYEAENGNLVLSYESTLEGEIREEEFDLVVLSIGIEGNRDLATKLGLGVGEDGFFEVAHPKLRPAETNVKGIFLAGCASGPRDIQDSVASAGLAAMKAAQLVLTGETEFDPYNAFVDEEKCIGCRICEKVCEFNAVTVDKKARIDPNACSMCGVCVAACPADAIDMGFFSDEGIKAMIDALVEERNADPLILVFACWYCSYGAVDLAGTTKVQYEPNVRIVRVLCSGRVDPEWVLRALKKGVDGVIIAGCRLGECHFKYGNYKAKSRFEALREALNEVGIEPERVRCIWHSAGEAEGIARDINDFIEEIKKLKS, via the coding sequence ATGAAAATCGGAGTATTTGTCTGCCATTGTGGGCTAAACATTGCAAGAGTCATTGATGTAAAGGAACTGGTGGATTACGCTCAAACTCTCGAAGGAGTTGTTCATGCAGAGGATCTTGATTATGCCTGTTCGGATTCAGGTCAGGAAGAAATTGCAAATATTGTAAGGGAGAAGTCTCTGGATGCCTTTGTTGTTGCAGCTTGCAGTCCAAAACTACACGAGCCAACATTCAGGAGGGTTGCGATAAGAGCAGGTCTGAACCCCTACATGGTTGAAATTGCAAATATCAGGGAGCAGTGCTCATGGGTGCATCAGGCGAAACCAAAGGCTGCCCTAGCAAAGGCCAAGGATCTCATCAGGATGGCAGTGGCCAAAGCGAGAGTTAATAAACCTCTTGAGAGGAGAAAGGCTGAGATTGAGAAAAGTGTGGCTGTTATCGGTGGTGGAGTTGCAGGGATCGAGGCGGCATTGACACTTGCGGATTCGGGAATAAAAGTTTATCTCATAGAGAAGAATCCGACAATTGGAGGACACATGGCAACTCTCAATGAAGTCTTTCCCACCAATGATTGTTCGATCTGCATTCTGGCTCCGAAGATGAGTGACGTCTGGAATCATGAGAATATAGAGGTTATAACCAACGCTGAAATTGAGGAGCTGAACGGCACGGTAGGAAATTTCAGATTAAAGGTGCTGAAACATCCCAGATACGTTGACGAATCCAAATGTAAGGGTTGCATTGATGACTGCAGCAGCGTCTGTCCTGTTGAGGTGCCGAACGAGTTCGATTACGGGGTAGGTGTGAGGAAGGCCATTTATATACCAATTCCTCAGTCCACACCTCTCTATGCTGCAATTGACTGGGATCACTGTATAGGATGTAGATTGTGTGAAAAGGCCTGTCAGCCAGAGGCCATAGATTTCAACCAGCAACCCGAGGTGCTGGAGCTGAAGGTGGGTGCGATAATCGTTGCCACTGGCTACAGGGTTTTTGACGCAAGAAGGAAAACAGAATACGGATATGGCAGGTTCGAAAACGTTATAACCACAATCGAGCTTGAAAGACTGCTCTCAGCCAGCGGACCCACAATGGGGAAATTGCTTAGACCATCAGATTCAACAGTTCCGAAAAAAATAGCTTTCATCCAGTGTGTGGGGAGCAGGGATGAACGGTCAAACAGATACTGCAGCAGAGTTTGCTGCATGGTGAGTCTCAAGAACGCATACGCAATAAAGGAGAGATACCATGATGCTGAAATCACAATTTTTTACATTGACATCAGAGCCTTTGGGAGGATGTACGAGGAGTTCTACAGGAGGGTTCAGGAGAGCGGGATACGGTTCATTCGTGGAAAGGTTGGGGAAATATATGAAGCGGAAAATGGAAATCTCGTTTTGAGCTATGAGAGCACCCTTGAAGGAGAGATAAGAGAAGAGGAATTTGATCTGGTGGTTCTCTCCATCGGTATAGAAGGTAACAGAGACCTTGCAACCAAGCTCGGCTTGGGGGTAGGGGAGGATGGTTTTTTCGAAGTAGCTCATCCGAAGCTGCGGCCCGCCGAGACGAACGTAAAGGGGATATTTCTCGCCGGGTGTGCAAGCGGTCCGAGGGATATTCAGGACAGTGTGGCCTCTGCGGGACTGGCAGCGATGAAGGCTGCTCAGCTTGTTTTAACGGGAGAAACCGAATTCGACCCGTACAACGCCTTTGTGGATGAGGAGAAATGCATTGGGTGCAGAATTTGTGAGAAGGTCTGCGAATTCAACGCCGTAACGGTTGATAAAAAAGCAAGAATTGACCCGAATGCCTGCTCCATGTGCGGGGTCTGTGTAGCCGCATGTCCGGCTGATGCGATAGATATGGGGTTCTTCAGTGATGAGGGGATAAAGGCAATGATAGATGCACTCGTTGAGGAAAGAAATGCTGATCCGTTAATTCTTGTATTCGCCTGCTGGTACTGCAGCTACGGTGCTGTGGATCTTGCAGGAACGACGAAGGTTCAGTACGAACCGAACGTGAGAATAGTGAGGGTACTTTGCAGTGGGAGGGTAGACCCGGAGTGGGTTCTGAGAGCTCTGAAGAAGGGGGTAGATGGGGTTATAATTGCCGGTTGCAGACTGGGCGAGTGCCACTTCAAGTATGGGAACTACAAGGCAAAGAGCAGGTTCGAAGCTCTGAGAGAAGCGTTGAATGAGGTTGGTATAGAGCCTGAGAGGGTCAGGTGTATATGGCATTCTGCAGGAGAGGCTGAGGGTATTGCAAGGGACATAAACGATTTTATTGAGGAAATAAAGAAACTCAAAAGTTAA
- a CDS encoding coiled-coil domain-containing protein, producing MNPAIFILLSLAAMQATLQANPGDVVNLNITEPAMLNVSDACMYFVENLNSTLMATPGVHELKIGINCTEGIKKVYADGKELVEIEVSGLSCSNITGYAAAIERENMALEKKVENLNLKTNALQKEIKELKSKLGDAEINMRMLELENGVLKNELKKIKLNLNKTSQELEKKKDELAQQEERIMELNRQSSIYRIATFFLVSLFAGSYVALIYLSRKE from the coding sequence GTGAATCCGGCAATATTCATCCTGCTCAGTTTAGCAGCAATGCAGGCCACCCTGCAGGCAAATCCGGGTGATGTTGTAAATCTTAACATTACCGAGCCTGCAATGCTGAATGTGAGTGACGCATGCATGTACTTCGTGGAGAACCTGAACAGCACACTCATGGCAACACCAGGAGTTCACGAGCTGAAAATCGGAATAAACTGCACGGAGGGAATAAAGAAAGTTTACGCTGACGGAAAAGAGCTGGTGGAAATAGAAGTTTCAGGGTTATCCTGCAGTAACATAACAGGCTACGCTGCTGCTATAGAAAGGGAAAACATGGCCCTCGAGAAAAAAGTTGAAAATCTGAATTTAAAAACAAATGCCCTCCAGAAGGAAATCAAAGAGTTGAAATCCAAGCTTGGAGATGCCGAGATTAACATGAGAATGCTTGAGCTGGAGAATGGAGTTCTTAAAAACGAGCTGAAAAAAATCAAGCTAAACCTGAACAAAACCAGTCAAGAACTGGAGAAAAAAAAGGATGAACTGGCTCAGCAGGAGGAGAGAATCATGGAACTCAACAGACAGAGCAGCATTTACAGAATAGCAACCTTCTTCCTGGTCTCCCTATTCGCCGGTTCCTATGTTGCCCTGATATACCTCTCCAGAAAGGAGTGA